DNA sequence from the Malus sylvestris chromosome 10, drMalSylv7.2, whole genome shotgun sequence genome:
tttctaaactcacaatgtttgccagctcgctatataatcaacttaaatcagttatatctatcatgcaatgcgtttccttccaattttttgtgataaactaatagagaattgactaaataaacatcctgcaaagtttcaataaaaatttccaaatttttcttacaatttccgtggtttttattcaatttttattgatatcgataatatcccgatatttccatcgaaatttccgtgtttttggattaccgatatttccgatattatcgatattttataccttacTTGCAATAATCCATTACAGTTCTACAATTTATTTTGCCCATATTTTCATAATTCTCCTTTACTTAAATCAAACGACTTGAAAAAGTTATATCTAAAAAGTGAAAAGAAGTATGTAGAAAtcgtttatcatttttttttcattcttttcttgtGAAAGAAAAGGAGGTACAAAAAATTCCACGTCATCTTAGTAATATCGTTCTGTTACTCGAACTTTAATGGAAAAAACCTATTCTCCAATGACTTTTTGGCcaaaatggttcctgagatttgtCTAACTCCTCACTATagtccatgagatttgaaatcaatagaagtggtcattgagattgcctatcatctatcattttggtcattcggtgaaaaattatgttaaataaggatcaaaatgacaaaattgccctcaatataataaacaataggctaaaattatttaacaaaaatttaggtttttttttttttgtcattttatccttattttatgGAGATTTTTCTCGGAattaccaaaatgattgattgtgTACAAACTCATGGACtaattctattgatttcaaatcttagggaccaaagtgaggagttatgcaaatctcagggactattttGGTTAAAAAGCCTTCTCCAATGTAAAGTGTATATTGCAACTTGATTGGAATTTAACCATCAGTTTGTGGAAAGTTGGAAACCTATCCAATTGCAGTAGATTGATACCGTGCCCTCCTGCTTAAGTAACCATTTTGTTGCTcttactttatatatatagatagatagatagatagattaGCATCACAAATTCGTCAAGCCTAGTGGTTAATTGGAGGATCAATTAGAGCTACTAGAAACCCCTAAATTAGCTAAAACCCAGATAAGTGTCAATATCCTACATATACAACACAAAACAACAATTGGTAAGTACCTGGGTATTCATAACATTGTGTTCTGGAAAGATCCAATTAATGAACAAGAATTATTAAGAAGAGTGAAACAAAAGTTAGCGGGGTGGAAGACGAATACTATTTCTAAAGCAGGTAGATTAACTCTTATTAAGTCTAATCTAACTGGTATGCATAACCATATCATGTCTTACTTTAAGTATCCTCCTCGtgtaacaaaaaatttaaacaaggAATGTAGGGATTTCTTCTAGGGAAGAGATAGGAAACTTTATCCTTTAGCTTGAGATAAAGTTTGCATGGCTACATACCAAGGGGGACTAGGAATTAGAAGAGTGgatcatttcaaaaatgtttGTCTGGCTAAGTTAGGTTGGAAAGTTCTGAAAAAATGAGAACAATTGGTGGACGCAAGTGGTTAGAAGGAAATACTTAAGGAATAATGATTTTTTAAGTTGTAAGGTTAGACAAAACTATTCTATAGCCTGGAAAGGAATTTTAAATAGTAGACATGTTATCCACATGGGAATGAGATGAGTCGTGGGTAATGGTAGGGACATCCTTTTTTGGACCCATCGTTGGGTTTTTCCTTATCCACCTGCCCACCTCATTCCAGTTAATCAGTGTCAGAATATTAATTGGGAAGCTAAAGTTTGTGACTTTATTGATAATGGGAACTGGGACAAAGTTCGGCTTTCTCAAGTATTAGATTCAGATGTTGTGAAAAAAATCTGTTTGGTAACTATTCCCTTGCAGAATAAGGAAGATTACTTCATTTGGGATCATTCATCAACTGGTGAATTCTCAATTAAATTAGGTACTTGGATTCATAGTAATCAAAACCATGAAGTGAAGAGACAAAAGCTCCTTAAGAGGATGTGGAGGTTAATCATTCCCCcaaaggtaaatttttttgcATGGTTGCTTATTCAAGGAAAATTGCATACTAAGGTAAGATTGagtaaattcattcaaaatgcTAACAATGATTGCCCGTTATGTGGCAAGGAGGAAGAAACACAAAATCATCTTTTTCGGAATTGTGATTTTGCAAAAGAAGTCTGGAAACAATCTGCGTTAAATACACGATGGAGTAATGTTGGTCATACAAATGATTTTTTAGATTGGTTAGAATTAATTAACAATGATAAATGCAGTGGTCTGAGTGAGCTTAGTAAGGCTCTTCTGAAATGTTGGCAAATATGGAATGATAGGAGTAATAAAGTTTTCAGAAGTATAAGTCCTCATCCTACTATAAGTATTGCCATTGCCGCTAGAGTGGGTTTATATTATTTGAGGCCAATTGTAAAAGGACTAACAAAAGCAACCTATGTAATCAAACAGACATTCGTTGAAAGTCTCCACCTCAAGGTTTTGTGAAGTTAAACTTTGATGGCTCGGTTTGTTTAAATAAAGCGGCCACTGGGTTTGTTTTAAGGAACGAGGTTGGACAACTTGTTGGAGCTGGTGCTTTCAATCTCGATAGGGCCACCATCTCGCTCACGGAAGCCACTGCTTTAAAGGAGGGCCTTTCTTTTGCCAGGCACAAAAGTGTGAGAAAGCTTGTGGTGGAGGGGGATTCCAAGCTCATCTATCGATCATTGAGGACATCAAGTGGCTAGCGTCGGGATTTCTATGCATTAGATGGCATCATATTTTAAGGAGACAAATTTTGTCGCGGACAAATTAGCTCACATGGGCCTATTAGTGACAAATCcatatttttgggattattgCCTTCCTGCTTCGACCTTGGATGCTTTTAGATTTAATTGTTTGGGAATCAATTGTACTAGAGGTTTTTTCTGTTTAATTAAATcttttttcctataaaaaaaagACTTCAAATAAGTGTCATATCATAGAATATTATGCTttctttattaaaattttggctaGATGTGTTGTCCAACTATAAACTATTGattatcaaaattttatttagtTTAATAGTAATGTAGAATACAAATTGACAGTCTGATAACatatacaaataatattatcgTACAAATGAATTGGAACCATTTATTTATGATTTATGATCAATAGATTAATACAAcattttatttacttaaatcagTCCTTGCCCTGCATGACAGCTTTAAATTATGGGAAGAGATTCTTTCCGCATCTATATCTCTAGAGTTCAGGGACCAAATGATCAtgacctttaaaatttgatcttaCGGCCAAAAGCAGAGAAGTTAGTGAAAACTTTTGAAAGTTACAATCGTTTTGGCAGTaggataaaattttaaaagccAAGATCATTTGATCCCTGGGCAGCTAATGTAtagatctggagaggatcttATTGGGAGCATTTGTAGTCGCTaccatttagtgtggtgtatgctcaccaccaTATTTATCTCAGTTAGATGAGTtttgaatttcgagattcgtgtagtggatagacacaaatctcaaaattcaaattcatctaacggtgataaataggGCACTAAatgatggtgagcaaaaatgcactctaAATTATTGGCTACAGAAGCACTACAATTTAGTTTCCTGCATACTTGGCCTTGTACTCTCTCCAAAGCTGATCAACATTCTTCCCCAgcaaatcaacaaaataatcagcACTATAACCACTCCTCAATTTCTTATTCATTTCAGCAACAAACCCATTTTTCAAACTATTCAAATAGTCAAGAAACCTAGCAGTGACATCGTACCCCTGGTCCCATCTATCCCCCTGCCCGGGCTTAACCCAGTGACCTGGCGCGTACCCGGCCTTCAACCTCACGTAATCAGCTATACCCTCAATCAGCCCCCCCGGGGCTCGACCGTTCCCATTCCATTGCCAGACGTGCGTTGACTCATGGTAAAGCACACCGGTGATCTCACTCTTCACATTGCCGGAGTAACCAGCTATGTAGCTGGCGCTGACGTGGATCTCGTTGTTGATGGTGTACGCGACCCCGGTGATGTTTTCAACGATTAGGGTGACCTTGGAGACACTCTTTCTGTCATCGGTTGTTTTTTGCTGGAACAAGCTCCATATGAAGTCGGTCGCGGAGATTAGGGTTTGCCTGCCGTAGTCTGCTCCGATT
Encoded proteins:
- the LOC126585928 gene encoding uncharacterized protein LOC126585928, which codes for MVQFHHICFLSLLITLAAGFLPGTHAVDYSVTNTASGTPGGIRFNNEIGADYGRQTLISATDFIWSLFQQKTTDDRKSVSKVTLIVENITGVAYTINNEIHVSASYIAGYSGNVKSEITGVLYHESTHVWQWNGNGRAPGGLIEGIADYVRLKAGYAPGHWVKPGQGDRWDQGYDVTARFLDYLNSLKNGFVAEMNKKLRSGYSADYFVDLLGKNVDQLWREYKAKYAGN